GTACATTAATTAGACATCTAGGAAAACATGTGGATGAAGAAGTAAGTATTCAGGGATGGTTGTACAATAAAAGGTCATCCGGGAAAATACAATTTTTGATTGTACGGGATGGAACTGGATTAGTACAGGGGGTTTTAGTTAAAAAAGAAGCCCCAGAGATTTTTGAATTGGCTAAAGAACTTACCCAAGAATCCGCCATACGGTTAAGGGGAATCGTTCGGGAAGAGCCTCGTTCAATGGGAGGCTATGAGCTTACCGTTACTGGTCTGGAAATTATTAACCTTGCTCAAGAATATCCCATTTCTCATAAAGAGCATGGCGTTGATTTCTTAATGGACCGTCGGCATCTATGGATGCGAACACCCAGACAAAATGCAATTTTGCGGATCCGGGCCGAGATAGAACAAGCAGCCAGAGATTTTTTCAATCAAAATGATTTTACACTGGTGGATAGTCCCATTATTACACCTGCAGCCTGTGAAGGGACCACAACATTATTTGAGTTAGATTATCATGGGGAAAAGGCGTACTTATCTCAAAGCGGCCAATTGTATAACGAAGCTTCTGCCATGGCAGTAGGTCGCATGTACTGCTTTGGACCGACCTTCCGGGCTGAGAAATCAAAAACCCGTCGACATCTAATGGAATTCTGGATGATTGAAGCAGAGGCAGCTTTCTTCGATTTCGAAGACAATATGAAACTGCAGGAAGAAATGGTTTATTTTATTGTTCAGCGGGTTCTTGAACGCCGGCGCCAGGATTTAGAGTTGCTGGGACGGGATATTAGTAAGCTGGAAGCTATTAAATTACCATTTCCACGTCTTAGCTATACCGAGGCAGTTGAACTGTTAAAGAGTAAGGGTGAAGCCTTTGAATGGGGCGAAGATTTTGGAGCGCCCCACGAAACTATTATCTCAGAGAATTTTGAATCACCTGTATTTATTCACCGTTACCCCACAGAAATAAAAGCCTTTTACATGAAACCTGATCCTGAGGATGGAAGGGTTGTGCTGGGGGCGGACCTAATTGCTCCAGAAGGCTATGGTGAGATGATAGGTGGTGGCCAGCGTATTGATGATCTGCAACTTCTTGAGCAGAGGTTGGAAGAACATAAGTTACCCAAGGAAGCCTTTGAATGGTACCTGGATTTAAGGCGCTACGGCAGTGTACCACACTCTGGATTTGGCCTTGGTCTAGAACGTACTGTTGCCTGGATTTGTAAATTGGATCATGTGAGGGAAACCATTCCTTATCCACGGATGCTTTATCGTGTTTATCCATAATTAATATATTTAAAGAGCCTGGGATGCTAATCCCGGGCTCTTTAAATATATTTTTATCTTCCCTTTTTAGAACACCCGTTCTGTGATAAAATGATTAATGTGGTAAATAATTAAAACTGAACGAATTAGACCTCAATGAGGTGTTAATATGGAGTTGCTTGAAAAATTAAAAATTTTAGCTGATGCGGCCAAATATGATGTATCCTGTTCCTCCAGTGGAAGTAGGCGCAAAAATACAAAGGGCGGGATTGGAAACGCTGCCACCAGTGGGATTTGTCATAGCTGGTCCCAGGATGGAAGATGCATTTCACTATTAAAAATACTTCTTACCAATTATTGTGTCTTTAACTGTGCCTATTGTGTCAATCGAGTGTCAAACGACCTGCCAAGGGCTGCTTTCACACCAGATGAAGTTGTTGATTTAACTATTAATTTTTACAGACGAAATTATATAGAAGGGTTATTCTTGAGTTCGGCCATTTGGCAAAATCCTAATCATACTATGGAACTTCTACTGCAAACCGTAAAAAAACTAAGAGTGGAGCAACGTTTTAATGGATATATTCACTTGAAGGCCATACCCGGAGCAGATTGGAGATTGATAGCAGAGGCAGGAACCCTGGTTGACAGGATGAGCGTTAATATTGAACTGCCTTCCAGTGAGGGACTAAAATTGTTGGCACCACAAAAAAGAAAAGAAACCATTATGAAACCCATGGGCCTGATCGGGTCACAGATTTTGGAGTGCAGTGAGGAACAAAAACGGTCCAGGAAGGCTCCATCCTTTGTTCCTGCAGGCCAAAGCACTCAATTAATCATCGGCGCCACCCCGGATACAGATTTAAAGATAATCCAGCTTTCAGAAAACCTTTATCATCATTTTAATCTAAAAAGGGTTTATTACTCCGCCTACGTCCCTGTATCCAATGCACCTGTACTACCACAAATGGCCAGTCCACCTTTGAAGCGTGAAAATCGTTTATATCAAGCCGATTGGTTGCTTCGCTATTATGGATTTAAGGCACAGGAGCTTCTTTCCAATGATAATCCAAATTTTCATCTTGACCTTGACCCAAAATCTGATTGGGCCCTTCGTAACCTTCATTTATTCCCTGTGGAAGTTAACAAGGCAGATTACAACGTGATACTACGTGTACCGGGTATTGGAGTAAAATCAGCTAAAAAAATAATAATTGCACGAAAGTTTCACTCTCTAAGTTTTGAAGACTTGCAAAAAATTGGCGTGGTTTTAAAAAGGGCACGTTATTTTATTACCTGCAAAGGAAGGTATTATGGTGCAGTCCCCTTCAAAGAAGAGGCCATTAAAAACCATTTGATTCCTGCCCATAAAAAAGAACCTGCTTATACGCAGCTTTCCCTATTTTCGGAGCCTGCTTTCGGTTACCAGCTTGCGGATGCTCAAAGCAGTATTACGGGGGAAATATGATATGAATTATTTTCTCTATGATGGAAGTTTTGAGGGGTTATTAACAGCCATTTATGAAGCCTATTACCGTAGAGAAAGGCCAGATTATATTGTGGCCCAGGATGAATTTGAATCAGATTTATTTAGTAATACAATAACCATTACCAGCGACCAGGAAAAATCGGAAAGGGTTTACCGTGCCATCGAAGATAAAATATCCTATCTTACTTTACAGCATGTTTTCTATGTGCATTTATCTGACCTGCCAGAGAGGGGGACCCTCATTTATCATTACTTAAAACTGGGCTGGTGTGTAGGACCCAATGTAAACCATTACCTGGCTGAAGAGTGTGTAAGAAGAGTATTGGAAATCAGTCAAAAAGTGAGAGGTGAAAGACACCGCATGTTGGGGTTGATCCGCTTTGAAAGATTACAAGGAGATTTATACTATGCTGCCATGGAACCGGACCATAATATTGTTGGCTTGGTGGCACCTCACTTTGTTAAAAGACTGTCCGATCAAAATTGGCTAATTCATGATCTGAAAAGAAAATTAGCAGCGGTCTATAACAAAAAAGAATGGATGTTAACAAGCCTGGATGTTCCACAAACATTGATCTATGATGACAAGGAAAGCTATTATCAAGCATTATGGAAAAATTATTTTACCAGTACAGCTATTCAAGGCAGAATTAACCCAAGGCTACAAAAACAGTTCATGCCGGTCCGCTATTGGAAACATTTGGTGGAGAAGAAACCCCTTGATACATAAAGTAGAGATCTAATATACGTCATAATGCCTAGAAAACCGCACCTTTCGGTGCGGTTTTTATATTCTCATTCACGATCTATATGAAAATGATTATGATGAATCTTTAACTTATGTTTAATACCACATTCAGGACAGATTAAAACTTCACCGTCTTTATAACGAACTTCACCAATGTGCTTGTTACAACAGATAACCTCAATACCGATAAGGGATCCATCATTTTTCTGGTTTACCCGATAACCAGAATTAGGTTTTTGAGTTTCCATTGTTAATCAACCCCCTTGTGGTTACTTTATTACTTCTTCTTCATGATGTCTAAAAATCCTGCCTTTCGATGATATTGAATTGAGTTTTGGTAATAAAATTGAAAAATATACATTATTTTACCATTTCATTATTATTTTTTCATAAATAACCAATTAGCATTGATATTAGCCTAATAATTGATAAACTTTATAAATTTTAGTTTGAACAGTTCTTGATCATGAGAAAGACAAGTATCTTTGCCCCAACATGTAGATTAGCAATTTAATCTAGCTATATAGGCTCAATAATTATCAGATTAACTAATCTGCGAATAGCTTAAGCACTAAATTAATTTGAGTATTTTTTCTCATATAATTTTAGTCCTAATTGGGTATTTTGAGTTGCGAGGTGATTATCATCATGCAACTTATTTTTGATTCTAAGACCACACCAAAACAATACTATCAATGTGGTTATGAATATTCCTTTCCGAAGCCACATACTTGCTTACATCCAGATTGCAAAATCCCTGTACCTCCCAGGCCTCACGGATACTACATTCGCAATGTAATAACCCTTGGTTTTAATGGTCGCATCTTAATTCGTCGATATTATTGTAAGTATTGTGGCCATACTTTTTCCTATCTGCCGTCATTTTGCTTACCATACTTTCAGTATTCCTTGGTAACGATCTTCTTGGCTCTACTGTGGCATTATTTAAACCTAATTCCTCTTTTAAAAGTATTAACATCAAGGTTACAGTGGCAAAGACAACATCTGCAATTTTACCGCCGTAGATTTAAAGCTAACCTTAAATTTATCAAAGCAGTACTACGTCAAATGATGCCTCAGGTAATTCTTCCAAAGGAAGATGACATAAAAAAAGAAGCCCGAAAGGTGTTAATTATTGTGAAAACTGGATTCGGTCAAATCCAGGCCTTCTCCACAAGGTTTTTCACACAATCCAATAACACTTTTATGGCTTCTCGCAAATTAGCTTAACCTACTGAAAGTAGTTTTAAACTTAAATTTTGGTGGAGAAGGCAAAAACACAACTTTTGCGTAGGAAAGGCTATTGCTCGGTGGTATTATGCAGTTTGTGGGAGAAGTTTAACCGGTTAGACCTCCTCTGACAGTTAACACACAGGTGGAGGTGTATTTTGTTATGCTCACAGCCAAAGATAGGGAAAGTATTGCTCTTAAGAAATTTTCTTTGATTAGTCCAGTACTAAATGGCCAGGTTAAAAACCAAAAGGATTATTTCGAAACTATATGTGTTAAGCCCATTGATATGCCCTATTATGGATTCAGGATGTATTCCCCAAAAACTCTTATGTGTTGGTTAAGTGATTATCGTCGTGGGGGATTAGACTCATTAAAGCCAGGTTACCGATCGGATAAGGGTAAAAGCCGAAAGGTAAGCCTAGAGATTGCTGATGAAATTCGTAAGAAAAGAAGCCAAATGCCACGGATTACTAGCGCACTGCTCTATGAAGAGTTAGTTAAAGATAAAGTTATTCTTCCGGAAAAGTTGTCACGAGCGACTTTTTACCGTTTTCTGGTCGCTAATCCTGAACTGGCTGCAGGTAAAGATCCAGAAAACCCTGGTGAGAAGGAACTTAAACGTTTTTCTCACCAAAGAATTAATGAATTATGGCAAACTGATATTATGTTTGGTCCATATATTAGTATAGGTAAATCAAAGAAACAAGCCTACCTAATCGCATTTATCGATGATGCCTCCAGGTTGATAACACATGCACAATTCTTCTTTTTTCAAAACTTCGTAGCTCTTCGAGTAGCTTTGAAAGAGGCTGTTCTAAAACGAGGAATTCCCAAAATGATCTATACAGATAACGGAAAAGTTTATCGTAGTGATCAACTAAATATGCTTTGTGCTGGATTAGGTTGCTCGTTAATTCATACAGAACCTTTCACCCCTACGTCTAAGGGTAAAATTGAAAGGTTTTTTCATACTGTGAGGCAACGCTTTTTATCTAGATTAGACCCCACTAAATTAAAAAGTTTAGACCAACTAAATTTATATTTTTGGCAATGGCTGGAGGAAGATTATCAGCGCAAGACCCATAGTGCTTTAAATATGAGTCCATTAGATTTTTTTATGGCTCAAGTCCATAATATTAATTTTTTAGCCAACCCCCAATTATTAGAGGAGCATTTTTTATTGCTCGTTACCAGAAAAGTTAATCATGATGCGACCCTGTCTGTTGAATCTATTCTTTATGAAACGGAGCAAAGCTTAGCCAATTCACGACTAGAGGTACGGTACGACCCAGATTGGTTAGCTAATTCAAACCAACCAATTTTATTATACCGGGATGGTATGAAAGTTGGTGAGGCCAGACAAGTAAATTTTTTTGACAATGCTAGGGCTAAAAGAAAGGGTCGAGGTCGGCAATCTCAGTCATCACAGGAGTTACTGGAATCGGTTGAAACGTCGGAACAGAAAGCAACTCCTAGTATTTCTTATGCTCAAATTGATGACCAACTTAAACAATCGTCAAGAGAAGTAGGTGATCGCTAATGTTTACACAATTCTTTGGACTTAAGTTTAACCCTTTTTCTAAAGAAGTACCGGCGGACAAATTATTTATTAGCCAAGACTTATTGGAACTAGAATCGAGGTTAAAATATTTGCAAAGTACCCGTGGAATCGGGTTAGTTGCAGGTGAACCAGGTGCTGGCAAATCAACAGCTTTGAGAAAATTTGTTAATGAGTTAAACCCAGCTCTCTACAAGCATTGTTATTTTTCTTTGGCGACTGTTACTGTGTTGGAATTTTATCAGGGACTTGCCTTAGAACTTGGTGAGCAACCTAAACACAAAAAGGTAGCTATTTTCCGTCAAATTCAGGGCGCTATCAATTCTATGTACTATGAACGCCGGATTACGCCGGTAATTATCTTAGATGAAATACATTTAGCTTCAAACAAGTTGTTAGAGGATTTAAGGCTCATTTTTAACTTTAAAATGGACTCGCAAAATCCCTTTATTCTTGTCTTAGCAGGACAACCTTTAATTCGATCTAAGTTATCACTCAACATCAATAACCCACTAAGGCAACGTTTGGTAGTGAAACATATTATGCAGGGGTTAAAACCTGAAGAAATTAGAGATTATTGCACCAGCCGATTAAAGCAAGCAGGGTTAATCGAAGAGATTTTCACCGATTCAGCAATTGACGCTATCTATGCCACAACAAAAGGCTTACCACGGTTAATTAACAATTTAGTTACTAATTGTCTGCTTTACGCTTATTACAAAAAGTTAAGGCAAATTGATGAAGAGGTAGTTTACCAGGCCCAAAATGAACTTAATATTTGAACAGACTCAATCTTTGGAGACGCTGTGGTGGTTTTATCATCCCGGCGTTTTTTATATTCCTAGAGGAACGAATCTATTTTAATTTGATAAACAGACTGATTATTGCCATTACAATTTAATAATTTTTGATAGGACTATATAAAACAGAGAGTTTTTAATTTAAGAATCCTGGATGATTTAATTTGAGAATTGACACCAACAAACCGATACTGCCTTATCTCCTTTAATGACAACAGTTTGTCTTTATTAATAATTTAAACAGTAAAAAAAGTTGCTAATAGCAATCAATGGTGGTTGACAATAGCAACTAATGAAAGTATTCTATAATTAATGGAATATTTTATTAAAAAAGAACGACTAGGTATTTTTGCAAGGACAATTTACAGTTGGTTGATGATAAACAAAATAAGAAAGTTTAGATTAAACAAGGATTGGAGTGACATAATTGAGCATAGAAAAATCAGTAAAAGACATATTAAAAGATAAGGGGGGGGATTTCGACTTAGGTTTTGATACTTTTAAGATAGAAGATACGTTTGGTTTTATCATCAATAGATCAGCAATAGTCATTAGAAGACGGCTAGCAAAAATGCTGAAAGAGGCGGGGTATGACATTACGCCTGAAGAATTTTCCTTACTCAGCAGACTTTGGGAGGAGGATGGAATTCAACAAACAATACTGACAGAAAAAACATTAAAGGATAAGACTCGAGTGACACGTTTACTTAACAGCTTGATCAAAAAGTTCTATGTAAGTAAAAAGACTGATGAGGCCGATCGCAGAAACTATATTATTTATTTAACTGAAGAAGGTTATGCCATAAAAGCTGATATTGTTAAAATTTTTAAAAAAATAATGGAGAATGCTTCTGAAGACATTGATCAAGGCGAAATTAACGTGACTAAAAAAGTCCTTAGAAAGATATCCCAAAACCTAAATGATATTGATTAAGAAAGGAGGATTTCTCTGGTGAATTAATAGAAGCTCTGTATTATGGTTTAAAACAATATAAATCAGATTTTAGATAGATAAACTGGACTAAAGTAACCAGTGGAGAATTAGAACTA
This genomic interval from Desulforamulus reducens MI-1 contains the following:
- the asnS gene encoding asparagine--tRNA ligase — protein: MQGTLIRHLGKHVDEEVSIQGWLYNKRSSGKIQFLIVRDGTGLVQGVLVKKEAPEIFELAKELTQESAIRLRGIVREEPRSMGGYELTVTGLEIINLAQEYPISHKEHGVDFLMDRRHLWMRTPRQNAILRIRAEIEQAARDFFNQNDFTLVDSPIITPAACEGTTTLFELDYHGEKAYLSQSGQLYNEASAMAVGRMYCFGPTFRAEKSKTRRHLMEFWMIEAEAAFFDFEDNMKLQEEMVYFIVQRVLERRRQDLELLGRDISKLEAIKLPFPRLSYTEAVELLKSKGEAFEWGEDFGAPHETIISENFESPVFIHRYPTEIKAFYMKPDPEDGRVVLGADLIAPEGYGEMIGGGQRIDDLQLLEQRLEEHKLPKEAFEWYLDLRRYGSVPHSGFGLGLERTVAWICKLDHVRETIPYPRMLYRVYP
- a CDS encoding putative DNA modification/repair radical SAM protein translates to MELLEKLKILADAAKYDVSCSSSGSRRKNTKGGIGNAATSGICHSWSQDGRCISLLKILLTNYCVFNCAYCVNRVSNDLPRAAFTPDEVVDLTINFYRRNYIEGLFLSSAIWQNPNHTMELLLQTVKKLRVEQRFNGYIHLKAIPGADWRLIAEAGTLVDRMSVNIELPSSEGLKLLAPQKRKETIMKPMGLIGSQILECSEEQKRSRKAPSFVPAGQSTQLIIGATPDTDLKIIQLSENLYHHFNLKRVYYSAYVPVSNAPVLPQMASPPLKRENRLYQADWLLRYYGFKAQELLSNDNPNFHLDLDPKSDWALRNLHLFPVEVNKADYNVILRVPGIGVKSAKKIIIARKFHSLSFEDLQKIGVVLKRARYFITCKGRYYGAVPFKEEAIKNHLIPAHKKEPAYTQLSLFSEPAFGYQLADAQSSITGEI
- a CDS encoding TIGR03915 family putative DNA repair protein: MNYFLYDGSFEGLLTAIYEAYYRRERPDYIVAQDEFESDLFSNTITITSDQEKSERVYRAIEDKISYLTLQHVFYVHLSDLPERGTLIYHYLKLGWCVGPNVNHYLAEECVRRVLEISQKVRGERHRMLGLIRFERLQGDLYYAAMEPDHNIVGLVAPHFVKRLSDQNWLIHDLKRKLAAVYNKKEWMLTSLDVPQTLIYDDKESYYQALWKNYFTSTAIQGRINPRLQKQFMPVRYWKHLVEKKPLDT
- a CDS encoding IS481 family transposase; translated protein: MLTAKDRESIALKKFSLISPVLNGQVKNQKDYFETICVKPIDMPYYGFRMYSPKTLMCWLSDYRRGGLDSLKPGYRSDKGKSRKVSLEIADEIRKKRSQMPRITSALLYEELVKDKVILPEKLSRATFYRFLVANPELAAGKDPENPGEKELKRFSHQRINELWQTDIMFGPYISIGKSKKQAYLIAFIDDASRLITHAQFFFFQNFVALRVALKEAVLKRGIPKMIYTDNGKVYRSDQLNMLCAGLGCSLIHTEPFTPTSKGKIERFFHTVRQRFLSRLDPTKLKSLDQLNLYFWQWLEEDYQRKTHSALNMSPLDFFMAQVHNINFLANPQLLEEHFLLLVTRKVNHDATLSVESILYETEQSLANSRLEVRYDPDWLANSNQPILLYRDGMKVGEARQVNFFDNARAKRKGRGRQSQSSQELLESVETSEQKATPSISYAQIDDQLKQSSREVGDR
- a CDS encoding ExeA family protein; its protein translation is MFTQFFGLKFNPFSKEVPADKLFISQDLLELESRLKYLQSTRGIGLVAGEPGAGKSTALRKFVNELNPALYKHCYFSLATVTVLEFYQGLALELGEQPKHKKVAIFRQIQGAINSMYYERRITPVIILDEIHLASNKLLEDLRLIFNFKMDSQNPFILVLAGQPLIRSKLSLNINNPLRQRLVVKHIMQGLKPEEIRDYCTSRLKQAGLIEEIFTDSAIDAIYATTKGLPRLINNLVTNCLLYAYYKKLRQIDEEVVYQAQNELNI
- a CDS encoding MarR family winged helix-turn-helix transcriptional regulator, which encodes MSIEKSVKDILKDKGGDFDLGFDTFKIEDTFGFIINRSAIVIRRRLAKMLKEAGYDITPEEFSLLSRLWEEDGIQQTILTEKTLKDKTRVTRLLNSLIKKFYVSKKTDEADRRNYIIYLTEEGYAIKADIVKIFKKIMENASEDIDQGEINVTKKVLRKISQNLNDID